CTATCACTGCTAAAACTATTTTATACATTTATATCACTTCTAAATTGCTGGAATTGTTTTACTGAATATAGTGTCCAAAATTATCTAAACCGATTAAAAAGATTTTTTATTCTTTTGTCAGCATTTTATCTTTCTCTTTTGGCGTTAGATCTTCCACAATAGTGAGGGGGAGTTCCGTTTTAAGGATTTTACCGCCTCGCATTAGGGCTGCTCTGTCGCAGACGTCCAGCACAAAATCCATATCATGAGATATTATTAGGAAAGTCTGGTTGAGTTCTTCACGGGCTTTTATGATTGAATCTGTGACTTGGACTCTTGTTATTGGGTCCATTGTTCCTGTGGGTTCATCAAGAATCACCACATTGGGTTCTTTAATTAAAACCTGTGCTAAAG
This region of Methanobacterium sp. genomic DNA includes:
- a CDS encoding ATP-binding cassette domain-containing protein; the protein is MTESGPLGRGRIKPYLGILHQEYSLYPHRSVLGNLTEAISLELPAEFARIKAVYVLKAVGFDEEYAQTILKKYPDELSGGERHRVALAQVLIKEPNVVILDEPTGTMDPITRVQVTDSIIKAREELNQTFLIISHDMDFVLDVCDRAALMRGGKILKTELPLTIVEDLTPKEKDKMLTKE